From the genome of Notolabrus celidotus isolate fNotCel1 chromosome 5, fNotCel1.pri, whole genome shotgun sequence, one region includes:
- the cnot8 gene encoding CCR4-NOT transcription complex subunit 8, producing MPAALTDSSQIICEVWASNVEEEMRKIRQIIQSYNYIAMDTEFPGVVVRPIGEFRSTVDYQYQLLRCNVDLLKIIQLGLSFMNEEGDYPHGTTTWQFNFKFNLTEDMYSQDSIDLLQNSGLQFKKHEEEGIDTLYFAELLMTSGLVLCENVKWLSFHSGYDFGYLVKLLTDARLPEEEHDFFQILNLFFPAIYDVKYLMKSCKNLKGGLQEVADQLELKRIGRQHQAGSDSLLTGMAFFRMKELFFEDNIDDAKYCGRLYGLGSGSTQPQNGISSMGQEETNNKH from the exons ATGCCAGCCGCACTTACAGATTCCAGTCAGATAATCTGTGAGGTCTGGGCGAGCAACGTGGAGGAAGAAATGAGGAAAATCCGACAGATCATTCAAAGCTACAATTACATTGCCATG gACACAGAGTTCCCAGGAGTCGTCGTCCGACCGATCGGTGAATTCCGCAGCACGGTAGACTACCAGTACCAGCTGCTACGATGTAACGTGGACCTCTTAAAGATCATCCAGCTCGGTCTGTCGTTCATGAACGAGGAGGGAGACTATCCTCATGGCACGACAACGTGGCAATTTAACTTCAAGTTCAACCTCAC AGAAGACATGTACTCACAGGACTCCATAGACCTCCTCCAAAACTCCGGCCTCCAGTTTAAAAAACACGAAGAAGAGGGAATCGACACACTCTACTTTGCTGAACTCCTCATGACGTCCGGCCTGGTGCTGTGTGAAAACGTCAAATGGCTCTCCTTCCACAG CGGCTACGACTTCGGCTACCTGGTGAAGCTCCTGACAGACGCGCGGCTCCCTGAGGAGGAACATGATTTCTTCCAGATCCTAAACCTGTTCTTTCCTGCAATCTACGACGTCAAGTACTTGATGAAGAGCTGCAAGAACCTTAAG ggaGGGCTGCAGGAGGTAGCAGACCAGCTGGAGCTGAAGAGGATCGGGCGGCAGCATCAGGCTGGATCAGACTCACTGCTCACCGGCATGGCTTTCTTCAGGATGAAAGAg CTTTTCTTTGAAGACAACATTGATGACGCAAAGTATTGTGGGAGATTGTATGGCCTGGGCTCCGGCTCCACCCAACCCCAGAACGGCATCTCCAGCATGGGCCAAGAGGAGACGAACAACAAGCACTGA